The following are encoded in a window of Actinomycetota bacterium genomic DNA:
- a CDS encoding PIN domain-containing protein: MIVVVDTNVIVSGLIDPNGVPGLIVAGIVCRDFVLAYDGRILSEYAEVLRRTRLGIHADAAEAIIDAALRGGIPAPSAPLPARLPHAADEPFLEIALASGAECLITGNLAHFPVDLRQGVRVLSPAEFIEYRRRPRD, translated from the coding sequence TTGATCGTCGTCGTCGACACGAACGTGATCGTCTCGGGGCTGATCGACCCGAACGGCGTGCCCGGCCTGATCGTCGCGGGCATCGTGTGCCGCGACTTCGTTCTCGCGTACGACGGCCGCATCCTTTCCGAATACGCCGAGGTGCTACGCCGCACGCGCCTCGGCATACACGCCGATGCGGCGGAGGCGATCATCGACGCGGCTCTGCGCGGCGGCATCCCAGCCCCGTCGGCACCGCTCCCGGCGAGGTTGCCGCACGCCGCCGACGAGCCGTTCCTCGAGATCGCGCTCGCCTCGGGCGCCGAGTGCCTCATCACCGGCAACCTCGCGCACTTCCCCGTGGACCTGCGCCAGGGCGTGCGCGTGCTCTCGCCCGCCGAGTTCATCGAGTACCGGCGCCGGCCGCGCGACTGA
- a CDS encoding type II toxin-antitoxin system prevent-host-death family antitoxin, with protein sequence MRFVSVRDLRAKSAEILRELPDEGEVVVTSHGKPVALMIPVDEADLERTLDSWRRGRAMLAIVRTQLDSVARGTDKMTMEEIDALIAEVRRERSS encoded by the coding sequence ATGCGATTCGTCAGCGTGCGCGACCTGCGGGCCAAGTCGGCGGAGATCCTGCGCGAGCTGCCGGACGAAGGCGAGGTGGTGGTGACGAGCCATGGCAAGCCGGTCGCGCTCATGATCCCCGTGGACGAAGCCGACCTGGAGCGCACCCTGGACAGCTGGCGTCGCGGACGCGCGATGCTCGCGATCGTCAGGACGCAGCTCGACTCGGTCGCCCGCGGCACCGACAAGATGACGATGGAGGAGATCGACGCGTTGATCGCCGAGGTCAGGCGGGAGCGGTCGAGTTGA